In Spodoptera frugiperda isolate SF20-4 chromosome 12, AGI-APGP_CSIRO_Sfru_2.0, whole genome shotgun sequence, a single window of DNA contains:
- the LOC118262228 gene encoding uncharacterized protein LOC118262228 isoform X15: protein MFYIRFACLLLSVCLSGAQWVHPASASHKSKPAENRYESCSVALEDLDNLQRLLKAHDVDDSKQLYVTSNGHGLSDEIIIKLINAFIYTATQNCGPARAPSRRDESHGGDNGTLDSLERRMGGGGAGGGVGVGGGVGVGGGVGGGVGVGGGGGVGGGGGVGGGVGVGGGVGGGGGVGGGVGGGVGVGVGGGVGGGGGYGMAGGVGYSNNGGGGGGGYGVGVGVGYGNGGGHGNGGGHGNGGGYGNGGGHGSGGGYGNGGGYGNGGGYGNGGGYGNGGGYGNGGGYGNGGGHGNGGGYGNGGGYGNGGGYGNGGGHGNGGGYGNGGGYGNGGGYGNGGGYGNGGGHGNGGGYGNGGGHGSGEGYGNGGGHGSGEGYGNGGGHGSGGGYGNGGGHGNGGGYGNGGGHGSGGGYGNGEGYISMGGGGGVGGGVGGGGGVGGGVGGGVGVGGGVGGGVGGGVGVGGGVGGGGGVGGGGGVGGGVGGGVGGGVGGGVGVGGGVGGGVGVGVGGGVGGGGGGVPYALRSVATSGELDDLELGGVGLDGGIGEGFAITSE, encoded by the exons TCGCGTGTCTGCTTCTAAGTGTTTGCCTGAGCGGG gCACAATGGGTGCACCCAGCCAGCGCATCACACAAATCGAAGCCAGCAGAAAACCGGTACGAATCTTGCAGCGTGGCACTCGAAGACCTGGACAACTTACAGAGACTTCTTAAAGCGCATGATGTCGACGACAGCAAACAATTATACGTTACTTCAAATGGTCATGGCCTCAGCGAcgaaattattataaagctaaTTAATGCTTTCATATACACGGCTACACAGAACTGTGGTCCCGCTCGCGCTCCCAGTCGTAGAGACGAGTCGCACGGAGGTGATAATGGCACTTTGGATAGCTTGGAAAGAAGAATGGGTGGAGGTGGTGCAGGTGGAGGTGTTGGTGTTGGTGGTGGAGTAGGTG TTGGTGGTGGTGTAGGTGGAGGTGTTGGTGTAGGTGGGGGTGGTGGTGTAGGTGGAGGTGGTGGTGTAG GTGGGGGTGTAGGTGTTGGTGGTGGTGTAGGTGGGGGTGGTGGTGTAGGTGGAGGTGTTGGTGGTGGTGTAGGTGTTGGTGTTGGTGGTGGAGTAGGTGGTGGTGGTGGATATGGTATGGCTGGTGGTGTTGGATATAGTAACAacggtggtggtggtggtggtggatATGGTGTGGGTGTTGGTGTTGGATATGGTAATGGTGGTGGACATGGTAATGGTGGTGGACATGGTAATGGTGGTGGGTATGGTAATGGTGGTGGACATGGTAGTGGTGGAGGATATGGTAATGGTGGTGGATATGGTAATGGTGGTGGATATGGTAATGGTGGAGGATATGGTAATGGTGGTGGGTATGGTAATGGTGGAGGATATGGTAATGGTGGTGGACATGGTAATGGTGGAGGATATGGTAATGGTGGAGGATATGGTAATGGTGGAGGATATGGTAATGGTGGTGGACATGGTAATGGTGGAGGATATGGTAATGGTGGAGGATATGGTAATGGTGGTGGGTATGGTAATGGTGGAGGATATGGTAATGGTGGTGGACATGGTAATGGTGGAGGATATGGTAATGGTGGTGGACATGGTAG TGGTGAAGGATATGGTAATGGTGGTGGACATGGTAGTGGTGAAGGATATGGTAATGGTGGTGGACATGGTAGTGGTGGAGGATATGGTAATGGTGGTGGACATGGTAATGGTGGAGGATATGGTAATGGTGGTGGACATGGTAGTGGTGGAGGATATGGTAATGGTGAAGGATATATAAGTATGGGCGGTGGAGGTGGAGTAGGTGGAGGTGTAGGTGGAGGTGGTGGTGTAGGTGGGGGTGTTG GTGGTGGTGTAGGTGTTGGTGGTGGTGTAGGTGGGGGTGTTGGTGGTGGTGTAGGTGTTGGTGGTGGTGTAGGTGGGGGTGGTGGTGTAGGTGGAGGTGGTGGTGTAGGTGGAGGTGTTGGTGGTGGTGTAGGTGGGGGTGTAGGTGGAGGTGTTGGTGTAGGTGGGGGTGTTGGTGGTGGTGTAGGTGTTGGTGTTGGTGGAGGAGTAGGTGGAGGTGGTGGGGGAGTTCCTTATGCCTTAAGAAGCGTTGCTACATCTGGAGAACTCGACGACCTAGAACTTGGTGGCGTTGGGTTAGATGGGGGGATTGGAGAAGGTTTTGCTATTACTTCGGAGTAG
- the LOC118262228 gene encoding uncharacterized protein LOC118262228 isoform X1 codes for MFYIRFACLLLSVCLSGAQWVHPASASHKSKPAENRYESCSVALEDLDNLQRLLKAHDVDDSKQLYVTSNGHGLSDEIIIKLINAFIYTATQNCGPARAPSRRDESHGGDNGTLDSLERRMGGGGAGGGVGVGGGVGVGGGVGGGVGVGGGGGVGGGGGVGGGVGVGGGVGGGGGVGGGVGGGVGVGVGGGVGGGGGYGMAGGVGYSNNGGGGGGGYGVGVGVGYGNGGGHGNGGGHGNGGGYGNGGGHGSGGGYGNGGGYGNGGGYGNGGGYGNGGGYGNGGGYGNGGGHGNGGGYGNGGGYGNGGGYGNGGGHGNGGGYGNGGGYGNGGGYGNGGGYGNGGGHGNGGGYGNGGGHGNGGGYGNGGGYGNGGGYGNGGGYGNGGGYGNGGGYGNGGGYGNGGGHGNGGGHGNGGGYGNGGGHGSGEGYGNGGGHGSGEGYGNGGGHGSGEGYGNGGGHGSGEGYGNGGGHGSGGGYGNGGGHGNGGGYGNGGGHGSGGGYGNGEGYISMGGGGGVGGGVGGGGGVGGGVGGGVGVGGGVGGGVGGGVGVGGGVGGGGGVGGGGGVGGGVGGGVGGGVGGGVGVGGGVGGGVGVGVGGGVGGGGGGVPYALRSVATSGELDDLELGGVGLDGGIGEGFAITSE; via the exons TCGCGTGTCTGCTTCTAAGTGTTTGCCTGAGCGGG gCACAATGGGTGCACCCAGCCAGCGCATCACACAAATCGAAGCCAGCAGAAAACCGGTACGAATCTTGCAGCGTGGCACTCGAAGACCTGGACAACTTACAGAGACTTCTTAAAGCGCATGATGTCGACGACAGCAAACAATTATACGTTACTTCAAATGGTCATGGCCTCAGCGAcgaaattattataaagctaaTTAATGCTTTCATATACACGGCTACACAGAACTGTGGTCCCGCTCGCGCTCCCAGTCGTAGAGACGAGTCGCACGGAGGTGATAATGGCACTTTGGATAGCTTGGAAAGAAGAATGGGTGGAGGTGGTGCAGGTGGAGGTGTTGGTGTTGGTGGTGGAGTAGGTG TTGGTGGTGGTGTAGGTGGAGGTGTTGGTGTAGGTGGGGGTGGTGGTGTAGGTGGAGGTGGTGGTGTAG GTGGGGGTGTAGGTGTTGGTGGTGGTGTAGGTGGGGGTGGTGGTGTAGGTGGAGGTGTTGGTGGTGGTGTAGGTGTTGGTGTTGGTGGTGGAGTAGGTGGTGGTGGTGGATATGGTATGGCTGGTGGTGTTGGATATAGTAACAacggtggtggtggtggtggtggatATGGTGTGGGTGTTGGTGTTGGATATGGTAATGGTGGTGGACATGGTAATGGTGGTGGACATGGTAATGGTGGTGGGTATGGTAATGGTGGTGGACATGGTAGTGGTGGAGGATATGGTAATGGTGGTGGATATGGTAATGGTGGTGGATATGGTAATGGTGGAGGATATGGTAATGGTGGTGGGTATGGTAATGGTGGAGGATATGGTAATGGTGGTGGACATGGTAATGGTGGAGGATATGGTAATGGTGGAGGATATGGTAATGGTGGAGGATATGGTAATGGTGGTGGACATGGTAATGGTGGAGGATATGGTAATGGTGGAGGATATGGTAATGGTGGTGGGTATGGTAATGGTGGAGGATATGGTAATGGTGGTGGACATGGTAATG GTGGAGGATATGGCAATGGTGGTGGACATGGTAATGGTGGAGGATATGGTAATGGTGGAGGATATGGCAATGGTGGTGGATATGGTAATGGTGGAGGATATGGTAATGGTGGAGGATATGGTAATGGTGGTGGATATGGTAATGGTGGAGGATATGGTAATGGTGGTGGACATGGTAATGGTGGTGGACATGGTAATGGTGGAGGATATGGTAATGGTGGTGGACATGGTAGTGGTGAAGGATATGGTAATGGTGGTGGACATGGTAGTGGTGAAGGATATGGTAATGGTGGTGGACATGGTAGTGGTGAAGGATATGGTAATGGTGGTGGACATGGTAGTGGTGAAGGATATGGTAATGGTGGTGGACATGGTAGTGGTGGAGGATATGGTAATGGTGGTGGACATGGTAATGGTGGAGGATATGGTAATGGTGGTGGACATGGTAGTGGTGGAGGATATGGTAATGGTGAAGGATATATAAGTATGGGCGGTGGAGGTGGAGTAGGTGGAGGTGTAGGTGGAGGTGGTGGTGTAGGTGGGGGTGTTG GTGGTGGTGTAGGTGTTGGTGGTGGTGTAGGTGGGGGTGTTGGTGGTGGTGTAGGTGTTGGTGGTGGTGTAGGTGGGGGTGGTGGTGTAGGTGGAGGTGGTGGTGTAGGTGGAGGTGTTGGTGGTGGTGTAGGTGGGGGTGTAGGTGGAGGTGTTGGTGTAGGTGGGGGTGTTGGTGGTGGTGTAGGTGTTGGTGTTGGTGGAGGAGTAGGTGGAGGTGGTGGGGGAGTTCCTTATGCCTTAAGAAGCGTTGCTACATCTGGAGAACTCGACGACCTAGAACTTGGTGGCGTTGGGTTAGATGGGGGGATTGGAGAAGGTTTTGCTATTACTTCGGAGTAG
- the LOC118262228 gene encoding uncharacterized protein LOC118262228 isoform X11 yields MFYIRFACLLLSVCLSGAQWVHPASASHKSKPAENRYESCSVALEDLDNLQRLLKAHDVDDSKQLYVTSNGHGLSDEIIIKLINAFIYTATQNCGPARAPSRRDESHGGDNGTLDSLERRMGGGGAGGGVGVGGGVGVGGGVGGGVGVGGGGGVGGGGGVGGGVGVGGGVGGGGGVGGGVGGGVGVGVGGGVGGGGGYGMAGGVGYSNNGGGGGGGYGVGVGVGYGNGGGHGNGGGHGNGGGYGNGGGHGSGGGYGNGGGYGNGGGYGNGGGYGNGGGYGNGGGYGNGGGHGNGGGYGNGGGYGNGGGYGNGGGHGNGGGYGNGGGYGNGGGYGNGGGYGNGGGHGNGGGYGNGGGHGNGGGYGNGGGYGNGGGYGNGGGYGNGGGYGNGGGYGNGGGYGNGGGHGNGGGHGNGGGYGNGGGHGSGEGYGNGGGHGSGEGYGNGGGHGSGEGYGNGGGHGSGEGYGNGGGHGSGGGYGNGGGHGNGGGYGNGGGHGSGGGYGNGEGYISMGGGGGVGGGVGGGGGVGGGVGVGGGVGGGVGVGVGGGVGGGGGGVPYALRSVATSGELDDLELGGVGLDGGIGEGFAITSE; encoded by the exons TCGCGTGTCTGCTTCTAAGTGTTTGCCTGAGCGGG gCACAATGGGTGCACCCAGCCAGCGCATCACACAAATCGAAGCCAGCAGAAAACCGGTACGAATCTTGCAGCGTGGCACTCGAAGACCTGGACAACTTACAGAGACTTCTTAAAGCGCATGATGTCGACGACAGCAAACAATTATACGTTACTTCAAATGGTCATGGCCTCAGCGAcgaaattattataaagctaaTTAATGCTTTCATATACACGGCTACACAGAACTGTGGTCCCGCTCGCGCTCCCAGTCGTAGAGACGAGTCGCACGGAGGTGATAATGGCACTTTGGATAGCTTGGAAAGAAGAATGGGTGGAGGTGGTGCAGGTGGAGGTGTTGGTGTTGGTGGTGGAGTAGGTG TTGGTGGTGGTGTAGGTGGAGGTGTTGGTGTAGGTGGGGGTGGTGGTGTAGGTGGAGGTGGTGGTGTAG GTGGGGGTGTAGGTGTTGGTGGTGGTGTAGGTGGGGGTGGTGGTGTAGGTGGAGGTGTTGGTGGTGGTGTAGGTGTTGGTGTTGGTGGTGGAGTAGGTGGTGGTGGTGGATATGGTATGGCTGGTGGTGTTGGATATAGTAACAacggtggtggtggtggtggtggatATGGTGTGGGTGTTGGTGTTGGATATGGTAATGGTGGTGGACATGGTAATGGTGGTGGACATGGTAATGGTGGTGGGTATGGTAATGGTGGTGGACATGGTAGTGGTGGAGGATATGGTAATGGTGGTGGATATGGTAATGGTGGTGGATATGGTAATGGTGGAGGATATGGTAATGGTGGTGGGTATGGTAATGGTGGAGGATATGGTAATGGTGGTGGACATGGTAATGGTGGAGGATATGGTAATGGTGGAGGATATGGTAATGGTGGAGGATATGGTAATGGTGGTGGACATGGTAATGGTGGAGGATATGGTAATGGTGGAGGATATGGTAATGGTGGTGGGTATGGTAATGGTGGAGGATATGGTAATGGTGGTGGACATGGTAATG GTGGAGGATATGGCAATGGTGGTGGACATGGTAATGGTGGAGGATATGGTAATGGTGGAGGATATGGCAATGGTGGTGGATATGGTAATGGTGGAGGATATGGTAATGGTGGAGGATATGGTAATGGTGGTGGATATGGTAATGGTGGAGGATATGGTAATGGTGGTGGACATGGTAATGGTGGTGGACATGGTAATGGTGGAGGATATGGTAATGGTGGTGGACATGGTAGTGGTGAAGGATATGGTAATGGTGGTGGACATGGTAGTGGTGAAGGATATGGTAATGGTGGTGGACATGGTAGTGGTGAAGGATATGGTAATGGTGGTGGACATGGTAGTGGTGAAGGATATGGTAATGGTGGTGGACATGGTAGTGGTGGAGGATATGGTAATGGTGGTGGACATGGTAATGGTGGAGGATATGGTAATGGTGGTGGACATGGTAGTGGTGGAGGATATGGTAATGGTGAAGGATATATAAGTATGGGCGGTGGAGGTGGAGTAGGTGGAGGTGTAGGTGGAGGTGGTGGTGTAGGTGGGG GTGTTGGTGTAGGTGGGGGTGTTGGTGGTGGTGTAGGTGTTGGTGTTGGTGGAGGAGTAGGTGGAGGTGGTGGGGGAGTTCCTTATGCCTTAAGAAGCGTTGCTACATCTGGAGAACTCGACGACCTAGAACTTGGTGGCGTTGGGTTAGATGGGGGGATTGGAGAAGGTTTTGCTATTACTTCGGAGTAG
- the LOC118262228 gene encoding uncharacterized protein LOC118262228 isoform X2 has protein sequence MFYIRFACLLLSVCLSGAQWVHPASASHKSKPAENRYESCSVALEDLDNLQRLLKAHDVDDSKQLYVTSNGHGLSDEIIIKLINAFIYTATQNCGPARAPSRRDESHGGDNGTLDSLERRMGGGGAGGGVGVGGGVGVGGGVGGGVGVGGGGGVGGGGGVGGGVGVGGGVGGGGGVGGGVGGGVGVGVGGGVGGGGGYGMAGGVGYSNNGGGGGGGYGVGVGVGYGNGGGHGNGGGHGNGGGYGNGGGHGSGGGYGNGGGYGNGGGYGNGGGYGNGGGYGNGGGYGNGGGHGNGGGYGNGGGYGNGGGYGNGGGHGNGGGYGNGGGYGNGGGYGNGGGYGNGGGHGNGGGYGNGGGYGNGGGYGNGGGYGNGGGYGNGGGYGNGGGYGNGGGHGNGGGHGNGGGYGNGGGHGSGEGYGNGGGHGSGEGYGNGGGHGSGEGYGNGGGHGSGEGYGNGGGHGSGGGYGNGGGHGNGGGYGNGGGHGSGGGYGNGEGYISMGGGGGVGGGVGGGGGVGGGVGGGVGVGGGVGGGVGGGVGVGGGVGGGGGVGGGGGVGGGVGGGVGGGVGGGVGVGGGVGGGVGVGVGGGVGGGGGGVPYALRSVATSGELDDLELGGVGLDGGIGEGFAITSE, from the exons TCGCGTGTCTGCTTCTAAGTGTTTGCCTGAGCGGG gCACAATGGGTGCACCCAGCCAGCGCATCACACAAATCGAAGCCAGCAGAAAACCGGTACGAATCTTGCAGCGTGGCACTCGAAGACCTGGACAACTTACAGAGACTTCTTAAAGCGCATGATGTCGACGACAGCAAACAATTATACGTTACTTCAAATGGTCATGGCCTCAGCGAcgaaattattataaagctaaTTAATGCTTTCATATACACGGCTACACAGAACTGTGGTCCCGCTCGCGCTCCCAGTCGTAGAGACGAGTCGCACGGAGGTGATAATGGCACTTTGGATAGCTTGGAAAGAAGAATGGGTGGAGGTGGTGCAGGTGGAGGTGTTGGTGTTGGTGGTGGAGTAGGTG TTGGTGGTGGTGTAGGTGGAGGTGTTGGTGTAGGTGGGGGTGGTGGTGTAGGTGGAGGTGGTGGTGTAG GTGGGGGTGTAGGTGTTGGTGGTGGTGTAGGTGGGGGTGGTGGTGTAGGTGGAGGTGTTGGTGGTGGTGTAGGTGTTGGTGTTGGTGGTGGAGTAGGTGGTGGTGGTGGATATGGTATGGCTGGTGGTGTTGGATATAGTAACAacggtggtggtggtggtggtggatATGGTGTGGGTGTTGGTGTTGGATATGGTAATGGTGGTGGACATGGTAATGGTGGTGGACATGGTAATGGTGGTGGGTATGGTAATGGTGGTGGACATGGTAGTGGTGGAGGATATGGTAATGGTGGTGGATATGGTAATGGTGGTGGATATGGTAATGGTGGAGGATATGGTAATGGTGGTGGGTATGGTAATGGTGGAGGATATGGTAATGGTGGTGGACATGGTAATGGTGGAGGATATGGTAATGGTGGAGGATATGGTAATGGTGGAGGATATGGTAATGGTGGTGGACATGGTAATGGTGGAGGATATGGTAATGGTGGAGGATATGGTAATGGTGGTGGGTATGGTAATG GTGGAGGATATGGCAATGGTGGTGGACATGGTAATGGTGGAGGATATGGTAATGGTGGAGGATATGGCAATGGTGGTGGATATGGTAATGGTGGAGGATATGGTAATGGTGGAGGATATGGTAATGGTGGTGGATATGGTAATGGTGGAGGATATGGTAATGGTGGTGGACATGGTAATGGTGGTGGACATGGTAATGGTGGAGGATATGGTAATGGTGGTGGACATGGTAGTGGTGAAGGATATGGTAATGGTGGTGGACATGGTAGTGGTGAAGGATATGGTAATGGTGGTGGACATGGTAGTGGTGAAGGATATGGTAATGGTGGTGGACATGGTAGTGGTGAAGGATATGGTAATGGTGGTGGACATGGTAGTGGTGGAGGATATGGTAATGGTGGTGGACATGGTAATGGTGGAGGATATGGTAATGGTGGTGGACATGGTAGTGGTGGAGGATATGGTAATGGTGAAGGATATATAAGTATGGGCGGTGGAGGTGGAGTAGGTGGAGGTGTAGGTGGAGGTGGTGGTGTAGGTGGGGGTGTTG GTGGTGGTGTAGGTGTTGGTGGTGGTGTAGGTGGGGGTGTTGGTGGTGGTGTAGGTGTTGGTGGTGGTGTAGGTGGGGGTGGTGGTGTAGGTGGAGGTGGTGGTGTAGGTGGAGGTGTTGGTGGTGGTGTAGGTGGGGGTGTAGGTGGAGGTGTTGGTGTAGGTGGGGGTGTTGGTGGTGGTGTAGGTGTTGGTGTTGGTGGAGGAGTAGGTGGAGGTGGTGGGGGAGTTCCTTATGCCTTAAGAAGCGTTGCTACATCTGGAGAACTCGACGACCTAGAACTTGGTGGCGTTGGGTTAGATGGGGGGATTGGAGAAGGTTTTGCTATTACTTCGGAGTAG
- the LOC118262228 gene encoding uncharacterized protein LOC118262228 isoform X4, giving the protein MFYIRFACLLLSVCLSGAQWVHPASASHKSKPAENRYESCSVALEDLDNLQRLLKAHDVDDSKQLYVTSNGHGLSDEIIIKLINAFIYTATQNCGPARAPSRRDESHGGDNGTLDSLERRMGGGGAGGGVGVGGGVGVGGGVGGGVGVGGGGGVGGGGGVGGGVGVGGGVGGGGGVGGGVGGGVGVGVGGGVGGGGGYGMAGGVGYSNNGGGGGGGYGVGVGVGYGNGGGHGNGGGHGNGGGYGNGGGHGSGGGYGNGGGYGNGGGYGNGGGYGNGGGYGNGGGYGNGGGHGNGGGYGNGGGYGNGGGYGNGGGHGNGGGYGNGGGYGNGGGYGNGGGHGNGGGYGNGGGYGNGGGYGNGGGYGNGGGYGNGGGYGNGGGYGNGGGHGNGGGHGNGGGYGNGGGHGSGEGYGNGGGHGSGEGYGNGGGHGSGEGYGNGGGHGSGEGYGNGGGHGSGGGYGNGGGHGNGGGYGNGGGHGSGGGYGNGEGYISMGGGGGVGGGVGGGGGVGGGVGGGVGVGGGVGGGVGGGVGVGGGVGGGGGVGGGGGVGGGVGGGVGGGVGGGVGVGGGVGGGVGVGVGGGVGGGGGGVPYALRSVATSGELDDLELGGVGLDGGIGEGFAITSE; this is encoded by the exons TCGCGTGTCTGCTTCTAAGTGTTTGCCTGAGCGGG gCACAATGGGTGCACCCAGCCAGCGCATCACACAAATCGAAGCCAGCAGAAAACCGGTACGAATCTTGCAGCGTGGCACTCGAAGACCTGGACAACTTACAGAGACTTCTTAAAGCGCATGATGTCGACGACAGCAAACAATTATACGTTACTTCAAATGGTCATGGCCTCAGCGAcgaaattattataaagctaaTTAATGCTTTCATATACACGGCTACACAGAACTGTGGTCCCGCTCGCGCTCCCAGTCGTAGAGACGAGTCGCACGGAGGTGATAATGGCACTTTGGATAGCTTGGAAAGAAGAATGGGTGGAGGTGGTGCAGGTGGAGGTGTTGGTGTTGGTGGTGGAGTAGGTG TTGGTGGTGGTGTAGGTGGAGGTGTTGGTGTAGGTGGGGGTGGTGGTGTAGGTGGAGGTGGTGGTGTAG GTGGGGGTGTAGGTGTTGGTGGTGGTGTAGGTGGGGGTGGTGGTGTAGGTGGAGGTGTTGGTGGTGGTGTAGGTGTTGGTGTTGGTGGTGGAGTAGGTGGTGGTGGTGGATATGGTATGGCTGGTGGTGTTGGATATAGTAACAacggtggtggtggtggtggtggatATGGTGTGGGTGTTGGTGTTGGATATGGTAATGGTGGTGGACATGGTAATGGTGGTGGACATGGTAATGGTGGTGGGTATGGTAATGGTGGTGGACATGGTAGTGGTGGAGGATATGGTAATGGTGGTGGATATGGTAATGGTGGTGGATATGGTAATGGTGGAGGATATGGTAATGGTGGTGGGTATGGTAATGGTGGAGGATATGGTAATGGTGGTGGACATGGTAATGGTGGAGGATATGGTAATGGTGGAGGATATGGTAATGGTGGAGGATATGGTAATGGTGGTGGACATGGTAATGGTGGAGGATATGGTAATGGTGGAGGATATGGTAATG GTGGAGGATATGGCAATGGTGGTGGACATGGTAATGGTGGAGGATATGGTAATGGTGGAGGATATGGCAATGGTGGTGGATATGGTAATGGTGGAGGATATGGTAATGGTGGAGGATATGGTAATGGTGGTGGATATGGTAATGGTGGAGGATATGGTAATGGTGGTGGACATGGTAATGGTGGTGGACATGGTAATGGTGGAGGATATGGTAATGGTGGTGGACATGGTAGTGGTGAAGGATATGGTAATGGTGGTGGACATGGTAGTGGTGAAGGATATGGTAATGGTGGTGGACATGGTAGTGGTGAAGGATATGGTAATGGTGGTGGACATGGTAGTGGTGAAGGATATGGTAATGGTGGTGGACATGGTAGTGGTGGAGGATATGGTAATGGTGGTGGACATGGTAATGGTGGAGGATATGGTAATGGTGGTGGACATGGTAGTGGTGGAGGATATGGTAATGGTGAAGGATATATAAGTATGGGCGGTGGAGGTGGAGTAGGTGGAGGTGTAGGTGGAGGTGGTGGTGTAGGTGGGGGTGTTG GTGGTGGTGTAGGTGTTGGTGGTGGTGTAGGTGGGGGTGTTGGTGGTGGTGTAGGTGTTGGTGGTGGTGTAGGTGGGGGTGGTGGTGTAGGTGGAGGTGGTGGTGTAGGTGGAGGTGTTGGTGGTGGTGTAGGTGGGGGTGTAGGTGGAGGTGTTGGTGTAGGTGGGGGTGTTGGTGGTGGTGTAGGTGTTGGTGTTGGTGGAGGAGTAGGTGGAGGTGGTGGGGGAGTTCCTTATGCCTTAAGAAGCGTTGCTACATCTGGAGAACTCGACGACCTAGAACTTGGTGGCGTTGGGTTAGATGGGGGGATTGGAGAAGGTTTTGCTATTACTTCGGAGTAG
- the LOC118262228 gene encoding uncharacterized protein LOC118262228 isoform X10, with protein sequence MFYIRFACLLLSVCLSGAQWVHPASASHKSKPAENRYESCSVALEDLDNLQRLLKAHDVDDSKQLYVTSNGHGLSDEIIIKLINAFIYTATQNCGPARAPSRRDESHGGDNGTLDSLERRMGGGGAGGGVGVGGGVGVGGGVGGGVGVGGGGGVGGGGGVGGGVGVGGGVGGGGGVGGGVGGGVGVGVGGGVGGGGGYGMAGGVGYSNNGGGGGGGYGVGVGVGYGNGGGHGNGGGHGNGGGYGNGGGHGSGGGYGNGGGYGNGGGYGNGGGYGNGGGYGNGGGYGNGGGHGNGGGYGNGGGYGNGGGYGNGGGHGNGGGYGNGGGYGNGGGYGNGGGYGNGGGYGNGGGYGNGGGYGNGGGHGNGGGHGNGGGYGNGGGHGSGEGYGNGGGHGSGEGYGNGGGHGSGEGYGNGGGHGSGEGYGNGGGHGSGGGYGNGGGHGNGGGYGNGGGHGSGGGYGNGEGYISMGGGGGVGGGVGGGGGVGGGVGGGVGVGGGVGGGVGGGVGVGGGVGGGGGVGGGGGVGGGVGGGVGGGVGGGVGVGGGVGGGVGVGVGGGVGGGGGGVPYALRSVATSGELDDLELGGVGLDGGIGEGFAITSE encoded by the exons TCGCGTGTCTGCTTCTAAGTGTTTGCCTGAGCGGG gCACAATGGGTGCACCCAGCCAGCGCATCACACAAATCGAAGCCAGCAGAAAACCGGTACGAATCTTGCAGCGTGGCACTCGAAGACCTGGACAACTTACAGAGACTTCTTAAAGCGCATGATGTCGACGACAGCAAACAATTATACGTTACTTCAAATGGTCATGGCCTCAGCGAcgaaattattataaagctaaTTAATGCTTTCATATACACGGCTACACAGAACTGTGGTCCCGCTCGCGCTCCCAGTCGTAGAGACGAGTCGCACGGAGGTGATAATGGCACTTTGGATAGCTTGGAAAGAAGAATGGGTGGAGGTGGTGCAGGTGGAGGTGTTGGTGTTGGTGGTGGAGTAGGTG TTGGTGGTGGTGTAGGTGGAGGTGTTGGTGTAGGTGGGGGTGGTGGTGTAGGTGGAGGTGGTGGTGTAG GTGGGGGTGTAGGTGTTGGTGGTGGTGTAGGTGGGGGTGGTGGTGTAGGTGGAGGTGTTGGTGGTGGTGTAGGTGTTGGTGTTGGTGGTGGAGTAGGTGGTGGTGGTGGATATGGTATGGCTGGTGGTGTTGGATATAGTAACAacggtggtggtggtggtggtggatATGGTGTGGGTGTTGGTGTTGGATATGGTAATGGTGGTGGACATGGTAATGGTGGTGGACATGGTAATGGTGGTGGGTATGGTAATGGTGGTGGACATGGTAGTGGTGGAGGATATGGTAATGGTGGTGGATATGGTAATGGTGGTGGATATGGTAATGGTGGAGGATATGGTAATGGTGGTGGGTATGGTAATGGTGGAGGATATGGTAATGGTGGTGGACATGGTAATGGTGGAGGATATGGTAATGGTGGAGGATATGGTAATG GTGGAGGATATGGCAATGGTGGTGGACATGGTAATGGTGGAGGATATGGTAATGGTGGAGGATATGGCAATGGTGGTGGATATGGTAATGGTGGAGGATATGGTAATGGTGGAGGATATGGTAATGGTGGTGGATATGGTAATGGTGGAGGATATGGTAATGGTGGTGGACATGGTAATGGTGGTGGACATGGTAATGGTGGAGGATATGGTAATGGTGGTGGACATGGTAGTGGTGAAGGATATGGTAATGGTGGTGGACATGGTAGTGGTGAAGGATATGGTAATGGTGGTGGACATGGTAGTGGTGAAGGATATGGTAATGGTGGTGGACATGGTAGTGGTGAAGGATATGGTAATGGTGGTGGACATGGTAGTGGTGGAGGATATGGTAATGGTGGTGGACATGGTAATGGTGGAGGATATGGTAATGGTGGTGGACATGGTAGTGGTGGAGGATATGGTAATGGTGAAGGATATATAAGTATGGGCGGTGGAGGTGGAGTAGGTGGAGGTGTAGGTGGAGGTGGTGGTGTAGGTGGGGGTGTTG GTGGTGGTGTAGGTGTTGGTGGTGGTGTAGGTGGGGGTGTTGGTGGTGGTGTAGGTGTTGGTGGTGGTGTAGGTGGGGGTGGTGGTGTAGGTGGAGGTGGTGGTGTAGGTGGAGGTGTTGGTGGTGGTGTAGGTGGGGGTGTAGGTGGAGGTGTTGGTGTAGGTGGGGGTGTTGGTGGTGGTGTAGGTGTTGGTGTTGGTGGAGGAGTAGGTGGAGGTGGTGGGGGAGTTCCTTATGCCTTAAGAAGCGTTGCTACATCTGGAGAACTCGACGACCTAGAACTTGGTGGCGTTGGGTTAGATGGGGGGATTGGAGAAGGTTTTGCTATTACTTCGGAGTAG